In Crassostrea angulata isolate pt1a10 chromosome 6, ASM2561291v2, whole genome shotgun sequence, a genomic segment contains:
- the LOC128187119 gene encoding F-box only protein 39-like, with product MATVNSSDWNVVPDLVLLNVFFQLEDEDRLSMALVCKNWYRLFQSPQLWRNRRVIFSTEKPYTTATNSLGFLKTFGKNIRVLTVGFAMPNFRNAKQISKAVEFYFNKATNIPDLRLKEFTLQNANMELYWHFILSRKRIISSLCRFLRRLHELTLINLIAAKMSLTDGCRVLESLGRGQASKTLQTVFIEDMFQAYISPNKHKRYTQAMSKFKSISWIYTNYDTINAQIMKNIANCMGEQFQKLTLTIDCDVSSNIIRSEDWSNFAEHCPNAEVVVYIYASAFKQDVPSILVPGIPLKEIDIVSWPSVDSARRALESNISSTLCHVALTYSNRIECLTLHLDRNPPIDSDLLLLLRSCRRLQELNLYCKLQVETVQIMCQMQQQRAIDLRAITLAIHGLTESEWSTLTRIRGELIQAVSRRKDRLLDVGHAGGAGNSSNHNHTSPAV from the exons ATGGCCACCGTGAACTCCTCGGATTGGAACGTTGTACCGGACTTGGTTCTTTTGAACGTATTTTTTCAACTTGAAGATGAAGATCGTCTGTCCATGGCATTGGTTTGTAAGAACTGGTACCGACTCTTTCAAAGTCCGCAGCTCTGGCGGAACAGACGAGTGATTTTCAGCACCGAAAAACCTTATACAACAGCGACAAACTCCTTGGggtttttgaaaacatttggtAAAAACATTAGGGTCCTCACAGTTGGCTTTGCAATGCCAAACTTTCGGAATGCCAAACAAATTTCAAAGGCTGTagaattttatttcaacaaagCTACCAATATACCCGACCTACGACTCAAGGAATTTACGTTACAGAACGCGAACATGGAGTTGTACTGGCATTTCATTCTGTCGAGGAAACGGATAATATCGTCACTGTGCAGGTTTTTGAGAAGGCTTCATGAATTGACGTTGATAAACTTGATTGCCGCCAAAATGTCGCTCACTGATGGGTGTCGGGTTTTGGAATCGCTGGGGCGGGGCCAAGCCTCCAAGACCCTTCAAACAGTGTTCATTGAGGACATGTTCCAAGCTTACATCTCCCCCAACAAACACAAGCGGTATACTCAGGCTATGTCCAAATTCAAGAGTATTTCGTGGATCTATACCAATTACGATACAATTAATGctcaaattatgaaaaacatagCGAACTGCATGGGGGAGCAATTTCAGAAATTAACTTTGACCATTGATTGTGATGTTAGTTCCAATATCATAAGAAGTGAGGACTGGAGCAATTTCGCCGAACATTGTCCGAACGCCGAGGTTGTAGTGTACATTTATGCATCGGCATTTAAACAAGACGTTCCGTCCATTCTTGTGCCTGGTATTCCACTGAAGGAAATTGACATAGTCTCCTGGCCGTCCGTTGACAGCGCGCGGAGAGCGTTAGAATCCAACATTTCATCCACTCTATGTCACGTTGCGCTGACGTATAGCAATCGTATAG AGTGTTTGACGTTGCACTTGGATCGTAACCCGCCCATTGACTCGGACCTCCTGCTCTTGCTAAGAAGCTGTAGACGCCTACAGGAACTAAATCTGTACTGCAAGCTGCAGGTGGAGACCGTCCAAATAATGTGTCAGATGCAGCAACAGCGCGCGATAG ATCTTCGTGCAATAACCCTAGCCATTCACGGTTTGACTGAGAGCGAATGGTCGACGCTGACGAGGATTCGCGGGGAATTAATTCAGGCGGTTAGCAGACGTAAGGATCGTCTGCTCGACGTCGGCCACGCGGGGGGCGCTGGGAATTCATCCAATCATAACCACACTTCACCAGCGGTTTAA
- the LOC128187368 gene encoding F-box only protein 39-like, whose protein sequence is MEIGWWLQQASKIWKVLIGLRMEQYKWEHLPDVVIIEILKYLSDEEKVKAALTCKNWGRLYYTPCLWRKRHFDVGGYRVHANGLRACQFASLHGRHVQNLSLTCTHPSYHTAKMFQKTMEELLFKMRHAKLVEFELERLELERFWRFEASRDRLISNFVRFFRYQYRLETFDMTSAQLPSNSGIRILETLGSNSGETIKELFLEDFFHSRLAIIQVPRYLNCLTLFKNVEFLALNYNCISEDVIVLFAKTLRGKLDMINIKVCKLDPRHHRISGGAWGMLKRACPKLVVSFWFENIGQMHEIVPILSKEIPVRDFHIWTGYDDEADWVLNDTIRHLHVNYKHIIESVSLELDNNHETVDEEILALVTSCKHLKDFTLNAVILIPTIQQIMELQRERKIDLRTFRLTACGLSENEWTELSEIRDSYTTMIEQRALDFRFTTDLIVDFS, encoded by the exons ATGGAAATTGGTTGGTGGCTGCAACAAGCAAGTAAAATCTGGAAAGTCTTAATTGGTCTTAGAATGGAACAATATAAATGGGAACATCTTCCAGATGTCGTAATAATCGAGATATTGAAATATCTATCGGACGAAGAAAAGGTAAAAGCTGCACTAACATGCAAAAACTGGGGACGGCTTTACTATACCCCTTGCTTGTGGCGGAAAAGACATTTTGATGTTGGTGGTTACCGAGTGCATGCCAATGGACTGAGGGCTTGTCAATTTGCCAGTTTACACGGGAGGCACGTGCAAAACTTGTCCCTCACGTGCACCCATCCATCTTATCACACAGCCAAAATGTTTCAGAAAACAATGGAAGAATTACTGTTCAAAATGCGACACGCCAAACTGGTCGAGTTTGAGCTAGAGAGACTGGAGttggaacgattttggagattCGAGGCATCAAGGGATCGTCTGATATCCAATTTTGTGCGGTTTTTTCGATATCAATATCGTCTGGAAACGTTTGATATGACATCAGCCCAACTTCCGTCAAACAGTGGAATTCGCATCTTGGAGACACTTGGTAGCAACTCAGGAGAAACCATAAAAGAATTATTCTTGGAAGACTTTTTCCACTCTCGATTAGCAATCATTCAAGTACCTCGATACCTTAACTGTTTAACATTGTTCAAAAATGTAGAATTCTTGGCGTTGAATTATAATTGCATTTCTGAAGATGTCATTGTCCTGTTTGCCAAAACTTTGCGCGGTAAACTGGACATGATCAATATAAAGGTATGCAAGCTCGACCCCAGACATCACAGAATAAGTGGGGGAGCCTGGGGTATGCTAAAACGAGCGTGTCCTAAGCTGGTAGTCTCATTCTGGTTCGAAAACATCGGACAAATGCATGAAATCGTACCGATCCTCTCCAAAGAAATCCCCGTGCGTGATTTCCATATTTGGACAGGGTACGACGATGAAGCGGACTGGGTGCTGAATGACACAATACGTCATCTACACGTGAACTATAAACATATCATAG aatCTGTGTCTTTGGAGCTGGATAATAACCACGAAACCGTGGACGAGGAAATCCTCGCTCTGGTGACGTCATGTAAGCATCTGAAGGACTTCACCCTGAATGCCGTGATCCTCATCCCCACCATTCAACAGATCATGGAGTTACAAAGAGAACGCAAAATTG ATTTGAGAACGTTCCGGTTGACCGCCTGTGGCCTGTCTGAGAATGAGTGGACAGAGCTGTCCGAGATCCGCGACTCCTATACCACCATGATAGAGCAGAGAGCGCTCGACTTTCGATTCACCACAGATCTAATTGTGGATTTTTcttga
- the LOC128187372 gene encoding spindle and kinetochore-associated protein 2-like, whose protein sequence is MESKVEVLEAMFQKAESDLNFLSRKLDFEFDQNNEENKTNPSQMLQKIADVKKEFSSIVQEAAAIQEAQKEAVAQFQSQLMAACQLLQKIQEQGSLESEEKPEELVKLEELLGVSFPHHQPDEAASDVNVQQENNQSDPANTDLTFTLNAQKSNVKEEVDVKEVLSPLDLRSQSNEFIELSAEEFESVPATTRGRVKLADVNMAYRVLWRHFKEEDNSNPLGPSEMYKMGLKVSGATGEAKLKVLKSLKLCTISNKMEVKLV, encoded by the exons ATGGAGTCCAAAGTTGAAGTTTTGGAGGCTATG TTTCAGAAAGCAGAATCAGATCTCAATTTTCTGTCAAGAAAACTGGATtttgaatttgaccaaaacaaTGAAGAGAATAAG ACTAATCCATCACAAATGTTACAAAAAATTGCTGATGTGAAGAAGGAATTCTCATCCATTGTGCAAGAAGCTGCAGCAATTCAGGAAGCACAAAAG GAAGCAGTAGCCCAGTTTCAGTCACAGCTGATGGCTGCGTGTCAATTGTTGCAGAAAATACAGGAGCAGGGAAGCTTAGAA tCAGAGGAAAAACCAGAAGAGCTGGTCAAGCTAGAAGAATTGCTGGGTGTGAGCTTTCCACATCATCAACCCGATGAAGCAGCCTCTGATGTAAATGTACAACAAGAGAACAACCAATCAGATCCAGCCAACACTGACTTGACCTTTACCCTCAATGCccaaaaatcaaatgttaaagAGGAAGTTG atGTGAAAGAAGTGTTATCTCCCTTAGACCTGCGGTCACAGTCCAATGAGTTTATAGAATTGTCAGCAGAAGAGTTTGAATCTGTCCCAGCTACTACTAGAGGAAGAGTCAAACTCGCTGATGTCAACATG GCTTACAGAGTGTTATGGAGACACTTCAAAGAGGAAGACAACAG CAATCCTTTGGGACCCTCTGAGATGTACAAGATGGGCTTAAAAGTATCAGGGGCCACAGGAGAAGCCAAGCTAAAG GTTCTTAAATCACTGAAACTATGTACAATCAGCAACAAAATGGAAGTCAAGTTGGTTTGA
- the LOC128187370 gene encoding uncharacterized protein LOC128187370 isoform X2 — translation MSVLKPKHSLVGKSLVPVILKFKAQVERIEECDLNRLKKGHALTRYNLDELRAEFEGLTGESSRDILLLTGREEDFDSLVILMHFAIEQANMVGAPKGQVLVQTSSAEVNQGAASSVQNSGAVASSCSAATASTTCSSSVSTASVSQASGDKNMETRLRDIERKMESMKEKSGEDQVVLVSEVDSQSLCSGVVKKKCLMQYSAERRIAYLNNLLDSKA, via the exons ATGAGTGTGCTAAAACCAAAACATTCATTAGTGGGAAAGTCTTTGGTGCctgtaatattaaaatttaaagcacAAGTAGAGAGGATAGAGGAATGTGACCTTAACAGACTAAAAAAAGGACATGCATTAACCAG ATATAATCTGGATGAGTTAAGGGCAGAGTTTGAAGGACTCACGGGAGAAAGCTCGAGGGATATTTTGCTTTTAACTGGGAGAGAAGAGGATTTTGATAGTCTGGTTATATTGATGCATTTCGCCATAGAGCAGGCAAACATGGTGGGGGCACCAAAAGGTCAAGTTCTAGTGCAAACTTCCAGTGCTGAAGTAAACCAGGGGGCGGCTTCATCTGTTCAAAACAGTGGAGCTGTGGCTTCATCCTGTTCAGCTGCCACTGCTTCTACTACATGTAGCTCATCTGTGTCAACAGCTAGTGTCTCTCAGGCTTCAG GTGACAAGAATATGGAAACAAGATTAAGAGACATTGAGAGGAAGATGGAATCTATGAAAGAGAAATCGGGGGAGGATCAG GTAGTTCTGGTCAGTGAAGTTGATTCTCAATCCTTGTGTAGTGGTGTTGTGAAGAAGAAATGTTTGATGCAATATTCTGCAGAAAGGCGCATTGCTTACCTGAACAATTTACTAGATTCTAAGGCATAA
- the LOC128187370 gene encoding uncharacterized protein LOC128187370 isoform X1, with product MSVLKPKHSLVGKSLVPVILKFKAQVERIEECDLNRLKKGHALTRYNLDELRAEFEGLTGESSRDILLLTGREEDFDSLVILMHFAIEQANMVGAPKGQVLVQTSSAEVNQGAASSVQNSGAVASSCSAATASTTCSSSVSTASVSQASGDKNMETRLRDIERKMESMKEKSGEDQVEECLRQVRILAGRPNLTQAHVLLAALETLVDVAFRNSHKDADFYSKSFTHCKKYENSKDLCGLTMKLFGSAEDRKIANVVADWLKGKKYEGSGVVEDKENVGQNSNKSLGDLTGMQANPYPYVPLLGQPHFPFSPYPVPYSGYPAQSFGFPRPSVRGMGIRPRRGRCLFCKDLGHFVADCPKMKK from the exons ATGAGTGTGCTAAAACCAAAACATTCATTAGTGGGAAAGTCTTTGGTGCctgtaatattaaaatttaaagcacAAGTAGAGAGGATAGAGGAATGTGACCTTAACAGACTAAAAAAAGGACATGCATTAACCAG ATATAATCTGGATGAGTTAAGGGCAGAGTTTGAAGGACTCACGGGAGAAAGCTCGAGGGATATTTTGCTTTTAACTGGGAGAGAAGAGGATTTTGATAGTCTGGTTATATTGATGCATTTCGCCATAGAGCAGGCAAACATGGTGGGGGCACCAAAAGGTCAAGTTCTAGTGCAAACTTCCAGTGCTGAAGTAAACCAGGGGGCGGCTTCATCTGTTCAAAACAGTGGAGCTGTGGCTTCATCCTGTTCAGCTGCCACTGCTTCTACTACATGTAGCTCATCTGTGTCAACAGCTAGTGTCTCTCAGGCTTCAG GTGACAAGAATATGGAAACAAGATTAAGAGACATTGAGAGGAAGATGGAATCTATGAAAGAGAAATCGGGGGAGGATCAGGTAGAGGAGTGTTTAAGACAAGTTAGGATATTGGCTGGTCGTCCTAACCTTACACAGGCGCATGTCCTCCTGGCTGCTTTAGAAACACTTGTTGATGTCGCATTTAGAAATTCTCACAAAGATGCTGATTTCTATTCAAAATCTTTCAcacattgtaaaaaatatgaaaattctaAAGATTTATGTGGGCTTACTATGAAACTATTTGGTTCAGCTGAGGATAGAAAAATTGCAAATGTGGTAGCTGATTGGCTTAAGGGGAAAAAGTATGAAGGGTCTGGGGTAGTTGAGGATAAAGAGAACGTGGGTCAAAATAGTAACAAAAGTTTGGGAGATTTGACGGGAATGCAAGCTAATCCTTATCCTTATGTACCATTGTTGGGACAACCACATTTCCCTTTTTCCCCTTATCCTGTGCCATATTCTGGATACCCTGCACAGAGTTTTGGGTTCCCTCGTCCTTCAGTTAGAGGTATGGGTATTCGCCCTCGTAGGGGAAgatgtttgttttgtaaagacTTGGGACATTTTGTAGCTGATTgtccaaaaatgaaaaaataa
- the LOC128187371 gene encoding LOW QUALITY PROTEIN: proline-rich protein 11-like (The sequence of the model RefSeq protein was modified relative to this genomic sequence to represent the inferred CDS: deleted 1 base in 1 codon): MEPTTASPKQTFIRTVAPDLLPWYNMYKVGEFVSRMSGFSSIYSWCQQRMTKKSKESDVSREANFQEEIQTALNKIELLERELNILKKDKQDGPYNLVQPTLCSPCQCLCARCGQPLDKKQSNVSEFTTTGTSVPPPPPPPPPPPPPPPATPSSSVMTTRIKPKRKIIQENENRVFLVTEEALKSVKLRQRQKTVDSEPGKQTLGEAQINSIKLRNCRPEGVIQEDVTAMIAKEAVKFKRTLKKTDMKRSPGGTPLVNKSRKRVASSPSNLTSVMYSALQEKFATANTSIDDIDDTENDFPKRSKKSPVHKQGQRKSPRLSEGSPKNSFHHLR; the protein is encoded by the exons aTGGAACCCACAACAGCAAGTCCGAAACAAACTTTCATAAGGACAGTTGCACCAGATTTACTGCCATGGTACAACATGTATAAAGTGGGCGAATTTGTCTCCAGAATGAGTGGTTTTTCATCAATCTATTCATGGTGTCAACAGAGAATGACAAAG AAATCGAAGGAATCAGATGTATCAAGAGAAGCAAATTTTCAGGAAGAAATTCAGACAGCACTAAACAAAATTGAACTGTTAGAGAGAGAAttaaacattttgaagaaaGACAAACAG GATGGTCCATATAATTTGGTCCAACCGACATTGTGCTCCCCCTGCCAATGTTTGTGTGCCAGGTGTGGCCAACCTCTGGACAAGAAGCAATCAAATGTCTCGGAATTTACGACTACCGGTACATCAgtcccaccccctccccctcctccaccgcca cccccaccccctcctcCAGCAACACCGAGCTCCAGTGTGATGACCACCAGAATAAAGCCTAAAAGGAAAATA ATCCAGGAAAATGAGAACAGAGTTTTTCTGGTGACAGAAGAAGCTTTGAAATCAGTCAAACTGAGGCAAAGGCAGAAGACTGTGGACTCTGAG ccAGGAAAGCAGACACTGGGTGAAGCTCAGATAAACAGTATAAAGTTAAGAAACTGCAGACCTGAGGGGGTCATCCAAGAGGATGTAACAGCCAT GATTGCTAAAGAAGCTGTCAAATTCAAGAGAACTTTAAAGAAAACAGACATGAAAAG GAGCCCCGGGGGTACTCCACTGGTCAACAAATCGAGGAAGAGGGTGGCCAGTAGTCCCAGTAATCTAACCTCTGTGATGTACTCTGCACTTCAGGAAAAATTTGCA ACTGCAAATACTTCCATTGATGATATAGATGACACAGAAAATGATTTTCCCAAAAGATCAAAGAAATCACCAGTGCACAAACAAGGTCAAAGGAAATCTCCACGCTTGAGTGAAGGCAGCCCCAAAAACAGCTTCCAccatttgagataa
- the LOC128187369 gene encoding RING finger protein 215-like: MTDVWILIHLAFIQILFNRKRCTMSLWCFLLPFLVPTLAAPNRTAVINVYKAEKPTSRPQLSSTIKTDHAIAENVRGKYSELGNVKETNGRLHMMSSDCDSDDERHFARLPENWIAVFHLRERSGSSVNDLHKECTSMIDRMQRALVFGASAIIILTLNPRILKEFEGKQMFSCPVIIVEALENVTNFVSILKSKMKMKAKIYQAPKTSFPTLTLWAMCGRPTNGHSYHEWDGVVCMGTEEESSGKADPVSFWNFFYSGTFLILMLLAIKSRRRLNNEWGEESEIESALRDLTFKALSSMKTIKLKENHLNPNALCAICLELFNRKQKLRVLPCSHEFHTKCVDPWLLNNRTCPLCKLNIVDEMAKGGSI; this comes from the exons ATGACAGATGTTTggattttaattcatttagcGTTTATTCAAATACTTTTTAATCGAAAGAGATGTACAATGTCATTGTGGTGTTTTCTGCTGCCTTTCCTAGTACCAACACTTGCGGCACCTAATAGAACTGCAGTTATCAATGTTTACAAAGCGGAAAAGCCAACCAGTCGGCCACAATTGTCATCAACAATAAAGACTGATCATGCTATTGCAGAAAATGTGCGGGGAAAATACTCTGAGCTAGGAAATGTCAAAGAAACAAATGGAAGGCTGCATATG atGTCATCTGACTGTGATTCTGATGATGAGAGACACTTTGCAAGGCTCCCAGAAAACTGGATTGCCGTGTTCCATCTGCGAGAACGAAGTGGAAGTTCCGTCAACGACTTGCACAAAGAATGCACATCCATGATTGATAGG atgcaAAGAGCTTTAGTATTTGGAGCATCAGCCATTATTATTTTGACTTTAAATCCAAGAATATTGAAAGAG TTTGAGGGTAAACAGATGTTTTCATGTCCTGTGATCATTGTGGAGGCTTTAGAGAATGTGACAAATTTTGTCAGCATTCTGAAGAG caaaatgaaaatgaaggcAAAGATATATCAAGCTCCAAAGACATCT TTCCCAACCCTGACCCTGTGGGCTATGTGTGGTAGACCCACCAATGGTCACAGCTACCACGAGTGGGATGGAGTGGTCTGTATGGGGACAGAGGAGGAGTCAAGTGGAAAA GCAGATCCTGTAAGTTTCTGGAATTTTTTCTACTCTGGAACATTTCTGATTCTGATGTTGCTTGCTATTAAATCTAGAAGACGTTTGAACAATGAATGGGGAGAGGAATCTGAAATTGAG tctGCTTTAAGAGACTTGACTTTCAAAGCTCTGTCCTCCATGAAGACAATAAAATTGAAGGAAAATCATCTGAATCCAAATGCTTTGTGTGCTATTTGTTTGGAGTTGTTCAACAGAAAACAG AAACTAAGAGTGCTTCCATGTTCCCATGAGTTTCACACTAAATGCGTCGACCCATGGCTGTTAAATAATAGGACCTGCCCACTTTGTAAACTCAACATTGTTG